A genomic region of Janthinobacterium lividum contains the following coding sequences:
- a CDS encoding glycine zipper 2TM domain-containing protein, whose product MKTNATLAALMLAATAALSGCATGPSQSQQYYPANQPESAMYGTVDSIQIVQGGGQTSGAGAVVGGIAGALLGNTIGSGGGRTAATVAGAVAGGVVGNQVEGRRQQAQAYQISVRLDNGEYRTVVQDNANDLRPGNRVRVVDGRVYRY is encoded by the coding sequence ATGAAAACCAACGCCACCTTGGCTGCACTGATGCTCGCCGCCACCGCCGCACTGAGCGGTTGCGCCACCGGTCCTTCCCAGTCACAACAATATTACCCGGCCAACCAGCCTGAATCCGCCATGTACGGCACCGTCGACTCCATCCAGATCGTGCAGGGCGGCGGACAAACCAGCGGCGCGGGCGCCGTGGTCGGCGGCATCGCCGGCGCACTGCTGGGCAATACCATCGGCTCGGGCGGCGGACGCACGGCCGCCACCGTGGCGGGCGCCGTCGCCGGCGGCGTCGTGGGCAACCAGGTGGAAGGCCGCAGGCAGCAAGCGCAGGCCTACCAGATCAGCGTACGCCTCGACAACGGCGAATACCGCACCGTGGTGCAGGACAACGCGAATGATCTGCGCCCGGGCAACCGCGTGCGCGTCGTTGACGGCCGCGTCTACCGCTATTAA
- a CDS encoding AI-2E family transporter: MHIQPTDTPPEPVAAASAEPAGPPPGAPAEQPDSSLRLPLHVNARGMALGIIATVSFIYALQWAQKFLIPVIFGIFIAYTLNPVVAWLEKLRLPRAIGATAVTALILFGSIVVVERVQGEFESIVEELPAATHKLSRLIAASTGGKNSTFQKMQAVANEIEQVAAGAEARRNNRRAAAAEAPNFKIMDWVWAGSLGLVGFLSQATMVIFLVFFLLLSGDTFKRKLVKLTGPSLSRKKVTVHILEDINTSIQNYMFMLLVTNGLLAVLMWIALRVIGLENAGAWAIVAGLLHIMPYFGPLLITIATGLVAFLQFESLEMVLLVTGTSMAIATLVGTFVTTWMTGRIARMNPTAVFISLLFWGWLWGVWGLLLGVPIIVIVKVVAERVQGMEVVAELLGE, encoded by the coding sequence ATGCATATCCAGCCTACAGATACCCCGCCCGAGCCGGTGGCGGCTGCCTCCGCCGAGCCTGCCGGGCCACCTCCCGGCGCGCCCGCGGAGCAGCCAGACTCATCCTTGCGTTTGCCGCTGCATGTCAATGCGCGTGGCATGGCGCTGGGCATCATCGCCACCGTCAGCTTCATTTATGCGCTGCAGTGGGCACAGAAATTCCTCATTCCCGTCATCTTCGGCATTTTCATCGCCTACACCCTCAATCCCGTCGTCGCCTGGCTGGAAAAGCTGCGCCTGCCGCGCGCCATCGGCGCCACGGCCGTCACGGCCCTGATCCTGTTCGGCTCCATCGTCGTGGTCGAGCGCGTGCAGGGCGAATTCGAATCCATCGTTGAAGAATTGCCGGCCGCCACGCATAAGCTGTCGCGCCTGATCGCCGCCAGTACGGGCGGCAAGAACAGCACCTTCCAGAAGATGCAGGCCGTGGCCAATGAAATCGAGCAAGTGGCCGCTGGCGCCGAAGCGCGCCGCAACAACCGCCGCGCGGCCGCCGCCGAGGCGCCCAACTTCAAGATCATGGACTGGGTCTGGGCCGGCTCGCTGGGCCTGGTGGGCTTCCTCAGCCAGGCCACCATGGTCATCTTCCTCGTGTTTTTCCTGCTGTTGTCGGGCGATACCTTCAAGCGCAAGCTCGTCAAGCTGACGGGGCCGTCGCTGAGCCGCAAGAAGGTCACCGTGCACATCCTGGAAGACATCAATACGTCGATCCAGAACTATATGTTCATGCTGCTCGTCACGAATGGCTTGCTGGCGGTCCTGATGTGGATCGCCCTGCGCGTGATCGGCCTGGAAAACGCGGGCGCTTGGGCCATCGTGGCCGGCTTGCTGCACATCATGCCGTATTTCGGCCCCTTGCTCATCACCATCGCCACGGGCCTCGTTGCCTTCCTGCAGTTCGAATCGCTGGAAATGGTCTTGCTGGTGACGGGCACGTCGATGGCCATCGCCACCCTGGTGGGCACCTTTGTCACCACCTGGATGACGGGGCGCATCGCCCGGATGAATCCCACGGCCGTGTTCATCAGCCTGCTGTTCTGGGGCTGGCTGTGGGGCGTCTGGGGCTTGCTGCTGGGCGTGCCCATCATCGTCATCGTGAAGGTCGTGGCCGAGCGTGTGCAGGGCATGGAAGTGGTGGCCGAGCTGCTGGGCGAATAG
- a CDS encoding DUF3309 family protein, which yields MGTIILIILILALVGVLPTWPHSRNWGYGPSGIAGLVVVILILLLLTGRL from the coding sequence ATGGGCACCATCATTCTGATCATCTTGATCCTGGCCCTGGTCGGCGTCCTGCCTACCTGGCCGCATAGCCGCAACTGGGGTTACGGCCCCAGCGGCATCGCCGGCCTGGTCGTAGTGATACTGATCCTGCTATTACTGACGGGCAGGTTGTAA
- a CDS encoding BON domain-containing protein gives MKFTKSIATGLFVASLFAVAGCASTPTKEGTGEYIDDAAITTKVKASIFNEPTLKSTEINVETFKGVVQLSGFVAQPADAAKAGEITRGVKGVKSVKNDIRVK, from the coding sequence ATGAAATTCACCAAATCTATCGCTACTGGCCTTTTCGTCGCTTCCCTGTTCGCTGTTGCAGGTTGCGCTTCGACCCCAACCAAGGAAGGCACGGGCGAGTACATCGACGACGCGGCCATCACCACCAAAGTGAAAGCCAGCATCTTCAACGAGCCTACCCTGAAATCGACGGAAATCAACGTTGAAACCTTCAAGGGCGTGGTTCAGCTGAGCGGCTTCGTGGCCCAGCCAGCCGATGCCGCCAAAGCGGGTGAAATCACCCGTGGCGTCAAGGGCGTGAAGTCCGTGAAAAACGACATCCGCGTCAAGTAA